In one Antennarius striatus isolate MH-2024 chromosome 1, ASM4005453v1, whole genome shotgun sequence genomic region, the following are encoded:
- the gnpnat1 gene encoding glucosamine 6-phosphate N-acetyltransferase: protein MLLDETPLFEPSLLEELDWSSNSVSFSPPISASSPGEGLVLRPLCMADFNRGFFKVLSQLTQVGDVTVEQFTKKFEHMKKTGDYYVVVVEDTNLAQIVATATLMTEHKFIHSCAKRGRVEDVVVTDMYRGKQLGKLLVSALTLLSKKLDCYKITLECAPHKVAFYQKFGYDPSSETYMQCRFFD from the exons ATGCTGCTTGACGAGACTCCGCTTTTTGAGCCCTCCCTCCTTGAGGAGCTGGACTGGAGCAGCAACagtgtctctttctctccccccaTCTCTGCATCCAGCCCAGGGGAAGGCCTGGTGCTCAGGCCACTCTGTATGGCAGACTTCAACAGGG gatTTTTCAAAGTTTTATCTCAACTCACTCAAGTaggtgatgtcacagtggaACAGTTTACAA AGAAGTTTGAGCACATGAAGAAGACGGGGGACTACTATGTCGTTGTGGTGGAGGACACAAATTTGGCACAGATTGTTGCCACAGCCACACTGATGACAGAACATAAGTTCATCCACTCCTGTGCCAAG AGAGGTCGAGTGGAGGATGTGGTGGTCACTGACATGTACAGAGGGAAGCAGCTTGGCAAACT GTTAGTTTCAGCTCTTACTCTTCTGAGTAAAAAACTGGACTGCTATAAAATCACACTGGAATGTGCACCCCATAAAGTGGCTTTCTACCAAAAGTTTGGCTACGACCCCTCAAGTGAAACTTACATGCAGTGTCGGTTCTTTGACTGA
- the styx gene encoding serine/threonine/tyrosine-interacting protein: MDESNKLQFPSLPPTKEDLLDWAYPMRRDMQEILPGLFLGPYSAAMKSKLPVLERQGITHVVCVRQDIEANFIKPNFPHTFRYLVLDIADNPVENIIRFFPTTKEFIDGSLATGGKVLVHGNAGISRSAALVIAYLMETFGMKYRDAFSHVQERRFCINPNVGFVHQLQEYEAIYLAKLTIKMMSPVQLGRSFSLQAGMPGSRKRCLEEDEDFGAMQVTAAQNR; the protein is encoded by the exons GACTGGGCTTACCCAATGAGACGAGATATGCAG GAGATATTACCGGGGCTGTTTTTAGGTCCCTATTCTGCTGCGATGAAAAGCAAG TTGCCAGTGCTTGAGAGACAGGGCATTACGCATGTTGTGTGTGTCCGCCAAGACATTGAAGCCAATTTTATTAAACCTAATTTCCCTCATACATTTAG ATACCTTGTGTTAGATATTGCTGACAATCCAGTGGAGAACATAATACGATTTTTCCCTACA ACTAAAGAATTTATTGATGGCTCCTTAGCCACAGGAG GAAAGGTACTGGTCCATGGTAATGCAGGGATATCAAGAAG TGCTGCCTTAGTGATTGCATACCTAATGGAAACATTTGGGATGAAGTACAG GGATGCCTTCAGCCATGTCCAGGAGAGGAGGTTCTGCATCAACCCCAATGTGGGCTTTGTGCATCAACTACAG GAATATGAAGCGATCTACCTAGCCAAATTGACCATTAAAATGATGTCGCCAGTGCAGTTGGGCAGGTCCTTCTCCTTACAAGCTGGGATGCCAG GAAGCCGTAAACGCTGCCTGGAAGAAGACGAGGACTTTGGAGCAATGCAGGTCACAGCAGCACAGAACAGATGA
- the LOC137599499 gene encoding E3 ubiquitin-protein ligase AMFR-like isoform X1, whose amino-acid sequence MPLLFLERFPWPSLQTYSALSVALLAGSIFSAYTTVTDPGFGALETEETAAPSEADLEHLNNDISNTELAANILWYLVTDSLFVWALVNTFCCSLMLIAKMIQYVVFGPLRVSEKQHLKDKFWNFIFYKFIFIFGVLNVQTVEEVVMWCLWFSALVFLHLMVQLCKDRFEYLSFSPSTPMNSHIRVLCLLVSLLLECCGLAVVCGLLGASYGMHTLSFMAAECLLVTVRTGHVIIRYSIHLWDLKHPGTWESKGTYVYYTDFIMELAMLFLDLLHHIHMLLFGNIWLSMASLVIFMQLRYLFHEVQRRVRRHKNYLRVINNMEARFAVATAEELAANDDDCAICWDSMLSARKLPCGHLFHNSCLRSWLEQDTSCPTCRTSLNISGEGEQARSQPQGGALEGNIGPAGPTPDARPHINQRNHFFHFDGSRIASWLPSFSVEVMHTTNILGIAQANNSQLTAMAHQIQEMFPQVPSYLVMQDLQLTRSVEVTTDNILEGRIQVPFPTQAIERGPTQINPGSGEQEEPSGAAEQGISESENMEVRGGRFSKSADERQKMLRQRKEEMLQQARRRYLNKSPEDQDEDLPGLEEDTVLEVNLATLRRRTMAAAAERRMHNHQDSAP is encoded by the exons ATGCCTCTGTTGTTCCTGGAGAGGTTTCCTTGGCCCAGCTTACAGACCTACTCGGCACTGAGTGTGGCTTTGCTCGCTGGAAGCATCTTTAGCGCCTACACCACTGTGACAGACCCAGGTTTTGGGGCCTTGGAAACCGAAGAAACAGCAGCCCCCTCTGAAGCAGACCTTGAGCATCTTAACAATGACATTAGTAACACAGAATTGGCAGCTAATATCTTGTGGTATCTTGTCACAGACAGTCTCTTTGTATGG GCCCTGGTCAACACATTTTGCTGCTCTTTGATGTTAATAGCCAAAATGATTCAGTATGTGGTGTTTGGTCCACTCAGAGTCAGTGAGAAGCAG CACCTGAAAGATAAATTCTGGAACTTCATCTTCTATAAGTTCATTTTCATCTTTGGAGTCCTGAACGTGCAGACAGTTGAGGAGGTGGTGATGTGGTGTCTGTGGTTTTCTGCCCTTGTCTTTCTCCATCTCATGGTGCAGCTTTGCAAAGACAGGTTTGAATAT CTGTCTTTCTCACCCTCCACTCCCATGAACAGCCACATTCGAGTGCTGTGTTTGCTCGTCTCCCTGCTGCTGGAGTGCTGTGGTCTGGCTGTGGTCTGTGGTCTGTTGGGAGCCTCCTACGGCATGCACACTCTCTCCTTTATGGCAGCAGAG tgTCTGCTTGTGACTGTGCGCACAGGGCATGTCATCATAAG ATATTCCATCCATCTGTGGGATCTGAAACATCCAGGAACCTGGGAGAGCAAAGGGACATACGTTTACTACACAGATTTCATCATGGAGCTCGCTATGCTCTTTCTGGACCTTCTGCATCATATCCATATGCTG CTGTTCGGTAACATCTGGCTGTCCATGGCCAGCTTGGTTATCTTCATGCAGCTTCGGTATCTCTTCCATGAGGTCCAGCGCCGTGTCCGCAGACACAAGAACTACCTTCGTGTCATCAACAACATGGAGGCCAG GTTTGCAGTTGCTACTGCAGAGGAGCTGGCAGCTAATGATGACGATTGTGCCATCTGCTGGGATTCTATGTTGTCAGCACGCAAACTGCCATGCGGCCATCTCTTCCACAa CTCTTGTTTGCGGTCGTGGCTTGAGCAGGACACCTCTTGTCCAACATGTCGGACATCTCTAAATATCAGTGGGGAAGGTGAACAGGCAAGGAGCCAGCCACAGGGCGGGGCTCTGGAAGGCAACATCGGCCCAGCGGGACCAACTCCTGACGCTAGACCACATATCAACCAACGCAATCACTTCTTCCACTTTGATG GCTCTCGGATTGCCAGCTGGCTGCCCAGTTTCTCAGTGGAAGTCATGCACACCACTAATATCTTGGGCATTGCTCAGGCCAACAACTCCCAGCTCACTGCCATG GCCCATCAGATCCAGGAGATGTTTCCTCAGGTCCCCTCTTACCTGGTGATGCAGGACCTGCAGTTGACCCGCTCTGTGGAGGTCACTACTGACAACATCTTGGAAGGACGCATCCAGGTGCCTTTCCCAACGCAG gCCATAGAGCGTGGGCCAACACAAATCAATCCAGGTTCAGGAGAGCAAGAAGAACCTAGTGGAGCAGCTGAGCAGGGCATCAGTGAGTCAGAAAATATGGAGGTGAGGGGAGGTCGCTTCTCTAAGTCAGCTGACGAAAGGCAGAAGATGTTAAGGCAGAGGAAAGAAGAGATGCTCCAGCAAGCACGCAG GAGATATCTGAATAAGAGTCCAGAGGATCAGGACGAGGACTTGCCTGGACTGGAGGAGGACACTGTTCTAGAAGTGAACTTGGCCACACTGAGACGTAGAACCAtggcagcagctgcagagagACGCATGCACAATCATCAAGATTCTGCACCCTAA
- the LOC137599499 gene encoding E3 ubiquitin-protein ligase AMFR-like isoform X2 yields the protein MPLLFLERFPWPSLQTYSALSVALLAGSIFSAYTTVTDPGFGALETEETAAPSEADLEHLNNDISNTELAANILWYLVTDSLFVWALVNTFCCSLMLIAKMIQYVVFGPLRVSEKQHLKDKFWNFIFYKFIFIFGVLNVQTVEEVVMWCLWFSALVFLHLMVQLCKDRFEYLSFSPSTPMNSHIRVLCLLVSLLLECCGLAVVCGLLGASYGMHTLSFMAAECLLVTVRTGHVIIRYSIHLWDLKHPGTWESKGTYVYYTDFIMELAMLFLDLLHHIHMLLFGNIWLSMASLVIFMQLRYLFHEVQRRVRRHKNYLRVINNMEARFAVATAEELAANDDDCAICWDSMLSARKLPCGHLFHNSCLRSWLEQDTSCPTCRTSLNISGEGEQARSQPQGGALEGNIGPAGPTPDARPHINQRNHFFHFDGSRIASWLPSFSVEVMHTTNILGIAQANNSQLTAMAHQIQEMFPQVPSYLVMQDLQLTRSVEVTTDNILEGRIQAIERGPTQINPGSGEQEEPSGAAEQGISESENMEVRGGRFSKSADERQKMLRQRKEEMLQQARRRYLNKSPEDQDEDLPGLEEDTVLEVNLATLRRRTMAAAAERRMHNHQDSAP from the exons ATGCCTCTGTTGTTCCTGGAGAGGTTTCCTTGGCCCAGCTTACAGACCTACTCGGCACTGAGTGTGGCTTTGCTCGCTGGAAGCATCTTTAGCGCCTACACCACTGTGACAGACCCAGGTTTTGGGGCCTTGGAAACCGAAGAAACAGCAGCCCCCTCTGAAGCAGACCTTGAGCATCTTAACAATGACATTAGTAACACAGAATTGGCAGCTAATATCTTGTGGTATCTTGTCACAGACAGTCTCTTTGTATGG GCCCTGGTCAACACATTTTGCTGCTCTTTGATGTTAATAGCCAAAATGATTCAGTATGTGGTGTTTGGTCCACTCAGAGTCAGTGAGAAGCAG CACCTGAAAGATAAATTCTGGAACTTCATCTTCTATAAGTTCATTTTCATCTTTGGAGTCCTGAACGTGCAGACAGTTGAGGAGGTGGTGATGTGGTGTCTGTGGTTTTCTGCCCTTGTCTTTCTCCATCTCATGGTGCAGCTTTGCAAAGACAGGTTTGAATAT CTGTCTTTCTCACCCTCCACTCCCATGAACAGCCACATTCGAGTGCTGTGTTTGCTCGTCTCCCTGCTGCTGGAGTGCTGTGGTCTGGCTGTGGTCTGTGGTCTGTTGGGAGCCTCCTACGGCATGCACACTCTCTCCTTTATGGCAGCAGAG tgTCTGCTTGTGACTGTGCGCACAGGGCATGTCATCATAAG ATATTCCATCCATCTGTGGGATCTGAAACATCCAGGAACCTGGGAGAGCAAAGGGACATACGTTTACTACACAGATTTCATCATGGAGCTCGCTATGCTCTTTCTGGACCTTCTGCATCATATCCATATGCTG CTGTTCGGTAACATCTGGCTGTCCATGGCCAGCTTGGTTATCTTCATGCAGCTTCGGTATCTCTTCCATGAGGTCCAGCGCCGTGTCCGCAGACACAAGAACTACCTTCGTGTCATCAACAACATGGAGGCCAG GTTTGCAGTTGCTACTGCAGAGGAGCTGGCAGCTAATGATGACGATTGTGCCATCTGCTGGGATTCTATGTTGTCAGCACGCAAACTGCCATGCGGCCATCTCTTCCACAa CTCTTGTTTGCGGTCGTGGCTTGAGCAGGACACCTCTTGTCCAACATGTCGGACATCTCTAAATATCAGTGGGGAAGGTGAACAGGCAAGGAGCCAGCCACAGGGCGGGGCTCTGGAAGGCAACATCGGCCCAGCGGGACCAACTCCTGACGCTAGACCACATATCAACCAACGCAATCACTTCTTCCACTTTGATG GCTCTCGGATTGCCAGCTGGCTGCCCAGTTTCTCAGTGGAAGTCATGCACACCACTAATATCTTGGGCATTGCTCAGGCCAACAACTCCCAGCTCACTGCCATG GCCCATCAGATCCAGGAGATGTTTCCTCAGGTCCCCTCTTACCTGGTGATGCAGGACCTGCAGTTGACCCGCTCTGTGGAGGTCACTACTGACAACATCTTGGAAGGACGCATCCAG gCCATAGAGCGTGGGCCAACACAAATCAATCCAGGTTCAGGAGAGCAAGAAGAACCTAGTGGAGCAGCTGAGCAGGGCATCAGTGAGTCAGAAAATATGGAGGTGAGGGGAGGTCGCTTCTCTAAGTCAGCTGACGAAAGGCAGAAGATGTTAAGGCAGAGGAAAGAAGAGATGCTCCAGCAAGCACGCAG GAGATATCTGAATAAGAGTCCAGAGGATCAGGACGAGGACTTGCCTGGACTGGAGGAGGACACTGTTCTAGAAGTGAACTTGGCCACACTGAGACGTAGAACCAtggcagcagctgcagagagACGCATGCACAATCATCAAGATTCTGCACCCTAA